Proteins from a single region of Harmonia axyridis chromosome 4, icHarAxyr1.1, whole genome shotgun sequence:
- the LOC123678149 gene encoding PPP2R1A-PPP2R2A-interacting phosphatase regulator 1 encodes MSSPNTPVVDMDVDGPTNGPGTLKRCSSAPMINEGNAVMATAPPTTSTIREPSHNIFGASQTRTRRFSASFSPLTGSPVSALRLAPRISQLRQEEHADISNSRELAHEREIQHTIQISQSWEDLSLMGDSTGENKAKLTPLHVSLGSFNPHHSSPSPTRLYSPNFQSPTRASRTLIRRSASPVLKPSPLGVKRKLDEEKVDFYSSPKAKRFHSFTPVERGGLLTTTAPSLPGSLSSVGTPESFSSADSPSFNFRNVDSPSPSRAMNVESSVEPMVLSKNDHDMADSPS; translated from the exons ATGTCATCACCAAATACCCCGGTTGTCGATATGGACGTTGATGGTCCAACCAACGGTCCAGGGACTTTGAAACGTTGTTCTAGTGCCCCAATGATCAACGAAGGTAACGCAGTAATGGCTACAGCACCCCCAACCACATCTACTATTag GGAACCAAGTCATAACATATTCGGTGCTTCTCAAACCAGAACAAGAAGATTTAGTGCTAGTTTTAGCCCACTTACAGGATCACCC GTTTCTGCATTGAGACTAGCTCCCAGAATAAGCCAATTGAGACAAGAAGAACATGCTGACATAAGTAATTCTCGGGAACTCGCACATGAGCGTGAAATCCAACATACAATACAAATTTCACAGTCATGGGAAGATCTCAGTCTTATGGGAGATTCTACTGGAGAGAACAAGGCTAAATTGACGCCCCTCCATGTCAGTTTGGGATCATTCAATCCTCACCATAGTTCACCTTCACCAACTCGTTTGTATTCCCCAAATTTCCAAAGTCCTACGAGGGCTTCTCGTACCTTAATTAGGAGAAGCGCGAGTCCTGTCCTCAAGCCAAGCCCATTGGGTGTTAAAAGAAAGTTGGATGAAGAAAAGGTGGATTTTTATTCTAGTCCAAAGGCAAAAAGATTTCACAGTTTTACACCTGTTGAACGTGGGGGCCTACTAACCACTACTGCTCCATCGTTGCCAg GCTCTTTGAGTTCAGTTGGGACACCAGAATCTTTCTCCAGTGCTGATTCACCAAGTTTTAATTTTAGAAATGTTGATAGTCCTTCTCCCAGTAGAGCTATGAATGTCGAATCATCTGTAGAACCCATGGTTCTATCTAAAAATGACCATGATATGGCTGATAGCCCAAGTTAA
- the LOC123678150 gene encoding U6 snRNA-associated Sm-like protein LSm4: MLPLSLLRTAQNHPMLVELKNGETYNGHLVSCDNWMNINLREVICTSRDGDKFWRMPECYIRGSTIKYLRIPDEVIDMVKEEAVVKNRGKEQKIGGRGGGGDRQMQRNRPAARGNFGGRGSKPGQPNKKPLFQNKKQ, from the exons ATG tTGCCTTTATCGTTATTGAGAACTGCCCAAAATCATCCTATG CTGGTGGAACTCAAGAATGGGGAAACTTACAACGGTCATCTTGTAAGCTGTGATAATTGGATGAACATAAACTTGAGAGAAGTTATTTGTACATCCAGG GATGGTGACAAATTTTGGAGGATGCCTGAGTGTTATATTAGGGGTAGTACAATTAAATATTTGCGTATACCAGATGAGGTAATAGATATGGTAAAAGAAGAAGCTGTTGTTAAGAATAGAGGCAAAGAGCAAAAAATTGGTGGTAGAGGAGGTGGTGGAGATCGTCAAATGCAAAGAAATAGACCAGCTGCTCGAG GCAATTTTGGTGGGAGAGGAAGCAAACCTGGACAACCCAACAAAAAACcactttttcaaaataaaaaacagtAA
- the LOC123678147 gene encoding golgin subfamily A member 2, producing MADNSKRTVAEKLAAAKKKHKAYLKEKTLKNNVTKRKDQEIENERIQPDTIPIESDRIESNNIDNIDTNHLSENENEKTQVDFSQNNAYEADLPLPQYPMDNYQASSLPDPLSFFDNFNYSNVGTTFQNITQPLTSFFNNSNNNPSDEDIVTPNQILIEEPNLNISNECNLQSSQNLMNEDTIGQQLFSYDRFKVNAINNPFTANEPQIDSNSETKEFIENPVFDQFTNAIESSTDFQNSGTASQNFENFAFPPATIQSNLQEFIPNAQELVIPENINDNISVTFEVKPEHKTVAINENENYNSNFEVKDEISKESSNPHSNSLSFQDISNDMNVYIKQARQFVDFSNISSNERPKEGTEELQLLLDLQNAKCLELSQKLFESETKYSKLETDYRNLEMRKQEIESDLNSQGDSHMANDLSKLREDLQCHLQTIGMLVAEKTELTTLLQETQTAFRNESSQCVDLQNEIKEMRIYYSDLEHELQSLKSEKISQNSSQKEKADICEKLQKELDETKAQCEVYMQDLLESREKLKGVTESNLELQRQIQEMGGQLSMANIKIQQLTLQESSELESQLRKLIEEKSSYEKQISMLNDALKTVSKEREESNIQYQQYAQQLNDQISTMVQRLDEQQKNNDQLKLQEENRIKHIGDLEKQLQNVQSDNTSYNLQRNNSFLKKELENSVEVNKNLAEEKEQLNNNLMKALVDKEVLEKELVDCKFSICQLESTVEQLRGSQPDNAVLLATMESDKVAASRAISQNNELKKQMEGMQEVMLKVNNDNVQLTETVSLERKTNKELLEKLQKTEISFRTLAEAIEIKDKELVHLRNQIENMTKQIIHQEQLSDRLHHYEAQNHSSSSLQLELQEAKQMIAHLTNELNIMKRSQLNQTSQMNQTMSIDQTDQMNQTNQIDQINQKTQTNGNFRKPKAQNGELTNSDVTEELRMQLSNLQIRNKELEQLLQNFHSTEEKKSFDTNGNEHLDKETAMTHLEKKFLRTMEEIARLTEEKQRLEHLVLQLQGETETIGEYVTLYQQQRSILKQRALEKDQQLQQLTNDREIIKANLDRLNSLVKKLISEKGAIPKELLDQHEHFSKDKNDLCTEHQKIHHEINKIASNGIGNSEIIINPNTEIAEEIISLLSEIKSSNLVQPNDEGIHHCPWCSGKLITV from the exons ATGGCTGATAATTCTAAAAGAACGGTTGCTGAAAAATTAGCAGCTGCCAAGAAGAag CATAAAGCTTACTTAAAAGAAAAGACTCTCAAAAATAATGTGACAAAACGGAAGGAccaagaaattgaaaatgagCGAATTCAACCTGATACAATTCCAATTGAATCTGACAGAATAGAAAGTAATAATATAGATAATATTGATACTAATCACCTTAGTGAAAATGAAAACGAGAAAACACAAGtagatttttctcaaaataatgCATATGAAGCTGATCTGCCTCTTCCACAGTATCCAATGGATAATTATCAGGCTAGTTCATTACCTGATCCACTTTCATTCTTTGACAACTTCAATTACTCAAATGTTGGTACTACTTTTCAGAATATTACACAACCCCTCACTAGCTTCTTCaacaattcaaataataatccaTCAGATGAAGATATTGTGACACCAAATCAAATACTTATTGAAGAGCCTAATTTGAATATTAGTAATGAATGCAATCTGCAATCATCCCAGAATTTAATGAATGAGGATACCATTGGAcaacaattattttcatatgacagatttaaagttaACGCTATTAACAATCCTTTTACTGCAAATGAACCTCAGATAGATTCAAATTCAGAAACAAAGGAGTTCATAGAAAATCCAGTATTTGATCAATTTACAAATGCTATTGAGTCGTCAACAGATTTTCAGAATTCAGGCACTGcttcacaaaattttgaaaactttgcaTTTCCCCCTGCTACTATTCAAAGCAATTTACAAGAATTTATTCCAAATGCCCAAGAGCTAGTCATTccagaaaatataaatgataataTATCTGTTACATTTGAAGTTAAACCAGAACATAAAACAGTGGCAATAAATGAGAATGAGAATtacaattcaaattttgaagtcaaggatgaaatttcaaaagaaagTTCAAATCCCCATTCCAATTCACTGAGTTTTCAAGATATTTCGAATGATATGAATGTCTACATTAAGCAGGCACGACAATTTGtagatttttcaaatatttcttcaaatgaaagACCGAAAGAAGGAACTGAAGAACTTCAATTGTTATTAGATCTGCAGAATGCAAAATGTCTTGAATTAAGCCAGAAGTTATTTGAATcagaaacaaaatattcaaaattggaaACGGATTatagaaatttggaaatgaGAAAACAGGAGATTGAATCTGATTTGAATTCGCAGGGGGATAGCCATATGGCTAATGATCTGAGTAAACTAAGGGAAGATTTACAGTGCCATCTACAGACAATAG GTATGTTGGTTGCTGAAAAAACTGAACTAACTACCTTGTTGCAAGAAACCCAAACAGCTTTCAGAAATGAATCTTCTCAGTGTGTAGATTTACAGAACGAAATCAAAGAGATGAGGATTTATTATTCTGATTTAGAACATGAATTACAATCgttaaaatctgaaaaaatcagTCAAAATAGTTCCCAGAAGGAGAAAGCTGATATCTGTGAGAAATTACAGAAGGAACTCGATGAAACAAAGGCGCAATGTGAAGTCTATATGCAAGACCTCTTGGAAAGTAGGGAAAAGCTTAAAGGAGTAACTGAGAGTAATCTAGAGTTGCAACGACAAATTCAAGAAATGGGCGGTCAACTTTCAATGGCAAATATCAAGATACAACAGTTAACTCTTCAAGAATCTTCAGAACTAGAAAGTCAACTGAGGAAATTAATTGAAGAGAAGAGTTCTTATGAAAAGCAGATATCCATGTTGAATGATGCTTTGAAAACAGTTTCGAAAGAAAGAGAAGAATCCAATATACAATACCAACAATATGCTCAACAGTTGAACGACCAAATATCAACTATGGTTCAGAGACTAGACgagcaacaaaaaaataatgaccAGTTGAAGTTGCAAGAAGAAAATCGCATTAAACACATAGGAGATTTGGAAAAACAATTACAAAATGTACAAAGCGATAATACATCGTACAACTTGCAGAGGAATAACAGTTTCCTGAAAAAGGAACTCGAAAATTCAGTAGAAGTAAATAAAAATTTAGCTGAAGAAAAAGAACAATTGAACAATAATTTGATGAAGGCTTTAGTTGATAAGGAAGTTTTGGAGAAGGAATTGGTGGATtgtaaattttcaatatgtcAATTAGAGTCCACCGTCGAGCAGCTTAGAGGAAGTCAACCGGACAATGCTGTTCTTTTGGCAACTATGGAGAGTGATAAGGTTGCAGCGTCTAGAGCTATATCGCAGAATAATGAACTTAAGAAACAGATGGAGGGCATGCAAGAGGTCATGTTAAAAGTG AATAACGATAATGTTCAATTGACTGAAACTGTGTCATTGGAAAGAAAAACTAACAAAGAACTTTTGGAAAAATTACAAAAGACAGAAATTTCATTCCGAACATTAGCCgaagcaattgaaatcaaagaTAAGGAATTAGTGCATCTTAGAAACCAAATAGAAAATATGACAAAACAGATTATTCATCAAGAACAATTATCCGACCGTTTACATCATTATGAAGCCCAAAATCACAGTTCTTCCTCCCTTCAATTGGAATTACAAGAAGCTAAGCAGATGATTGCTCATTTAACTAACGAACTGAATATAATGAAGAGAAGTCAATTAAACCAAACTAGTCAAATGAACCAAACTATGTCCATTGATCAGACTGATCAAATGAACCAAACTAATCAAATTGATCAGATAAATCAGAAGACGCAAACAAATGGCAATTTTAGAAAACCCAAAGCGCAAAATGGtgaattgacaaattctgaTGTAACGGAGGAGTTAAGAATGCAATTGAGTAATTTGCAGATACGAAACAAAGAACTGGAGCAGTTGTTGCAAAACTTCCATTCAACAGAAGAGAAGAAAAGCTTCGACACAAACGGAAATGAACATTtggacaaagaaactgcaatgacgcatttggaaaaaaaattcttgagaaCAATGGAGGAAATTGCGAGACTAACAGAAGAAAAGCAACGATTGGAACATCTAGTCTTACAGTTACAGGGTGAAACGGAAACTATTGGAGAGTATGTGACATTATATCAGCAACAAAGGAGTATTTTGAAACAGCGAGCCTtggaaaaagatcaacaattgcaACAGTTGACGAACGATAGAGAAATAATAAAAGCTAATCTAGATCGTTTGAATAGTTtggtgaaaaaattaatatctgaAAAAGGTGCTATTCCTAAAGAGCTACTAGACCAGCACGAACATTTCAGTAAAGATAAAAACGATCTATGCACAGAACATCAAAAAATacatcatgaaataaataaaatagcaAGTAATGGAATTGGTAACTCGGAAATTATTATCAACCCAAACACGGAAATTGCTGAGGAAATCATTAGTCTTTTATCTGAAATTAAATCTAGTAATTTGGTGCAACCTAATGATGAGGGCATACATCATTGTCCGTGGTGTTCAGGAAAATTAATTACAGTTTAA